The DNA region CGCCGCGATGTCTTCGGGGATCGCCGTGGGCCGAAGCGGCTTGTCCGGCTCAACGTGGCAGCAGACGCTTGTCATCCGGCCCTCGGCGACCGGGGCGCCGTCTCGGGTGATCCGGAACCGGTAGCCGATGCTGGTGCGGCCCAGCTTGGCGATGGTGACGCAGAAATCGAGCTCTTCTTCGCAGCGAGCCGGCGACTGGTAGTCGCAGGCGGCGCTTACCCGCGGGAAGCTCAGGTGGCGTCCCTGGCGTCGGTCGTAGATGCTCAAGCCGAGGCTGCGGAACAGGGCGTGCTCCGCGGCCTCCATGTAGCGGAAGAAGGCCGAGAAATGGGCGATGCCGGCCATGTCGGTATCGGCAAACTCTACCCTGCGGCGCGTGGTGAAAGTCTCGGCCACGGTGCGCCCTCTTGCGAGACGATGCGCCGCGAGCGCAACGATACGCTGGCCGCGGCCGGGTCAAAGCACAAACGAGTCGCCGCGGCACTCAGTCGCCGCCGCACTCAGTCGCCAACGTAGGGCATCAGGCCCATGAACCGGGCCCGCTTGATCGCCTTGGCGACCGCGTGCTGGCTGGCGGCGTGGCAGCCGCTCTTGCGCCGGCTGACGATCTTGCCGTGACGGTTGGTGAGCTTGGCGAGCAGTTCCAAGTCCTTGTAGTCGACGTACATCGGCCGAGGCTTTACGCCATCGACGAACAAGGGGTCTCTCTTGGCGGCTTTGATTTGCTTGCGACGCTTCACGGCAGACTCGACTCAGCGGTTTTCGGGATCGAACGTTACGGGGCCTCGCAGAATAAGCGATCGGGGGTTGGCTGGGAAGCCTACCCGCCGCCGCTGCACGACTGCCTGGCAATCGCTAAACTCCGTGGGAC from Pirellulimonas nuda includes:
- a CDS encoding acyl-CoA thioesterase, whose protein sequence is MAETFTTRRRVEFADTDMAGIAHFSAFFRYMEAAEHALFRSLGLSIYDRRQGRHLSFPRVSAACDYQSPARCEEELDFCVTIAKLGRTSIGYRFRITRDGAPVAEGRMTSVCCHVEPDKPLRPTAIPEDIAALLRPFVEP
- the rpsR gene encoding 30S ribosomal protein S18, which produces MKRRKQIKAAKRDPLFVDGVKPRPMYVDYKDLELLAKLTNRHGKIVSRRKSGCHAASQHAVAKAIKRARFMGLMPYVGD